The sequence below is a genomic window from Paenibacillus sp. DCT19.
TGTTTTCTTCGGAGCATTCAACCCGCCAATAACGGCCTGCAAATGATTAGCCATCGGCACAGCATCATCTTTCTCCATATCGCAGAAGTCACAAGCCTTCACTTTAATGACATCCCCGATCGGGACTACGATAAAATTGGCTGCGCGCAGCTCATCTACGAGCTGATCCGGCTCAAAGGTTGGCACACGCAATATAATCTGGTGCTCTGGTGTATACTCCAGCTCCCCATCCTCACTCGCGCACTGTGCGAGCAATGCCATCTGCGCGGCAGTGAACTTCTTATTGCCGACGCCAGGCGATACGCCAACTTCGAACAACGGCGGCTTCTGCCCTGGTGCGGGCGCAGTGCGCACCGCCGTTGCGCCTGCGGCCTGCGGTGCATGGCCAGCCACGCCAGGCGCAGCAGGCGCCGCGTCCAGCCAGCGGCGAGCGGACTCGCCCGCCAGGGCACCGCCTACCGCGAGCCGCGTTAGCGCTTCCGCCGCCAGCTCAGCGGCACCCGCTTGCGGCGAAGCAACCGCTGCGCGCTGCGCGGCTTCTGCCGGCGCTGACGTTGGCCGCTCGCCAGCGAGCACGGCGGTGCCGCCGCCAGCCGGGTGCGATGCCTGCGCAGCAGAGGCTCCTGCACCGGCAGGCGGCTGGCTCTGCGGAGCTGGGCCTGTTCCGGCGCTCACGCCGGGCATGGCTGGCTCCGCCTGGAGCTTCGCGGCTTGCGCTTCGCGAGCCGCGTCCGCGCCCGCTGCCTCACCGGAGGTGGCAGCGCGGGCTTCTCTTGCGCCGAGCGACCATGGCTCGGCTTCGGTGCGAAGTCGCTCATGAGGTCTGAGCGACTGTTCCGTGGTATTCAGCGTATATTTGCGCTGATACCCACGAGGAGTGACCATGAGCCCTTCGTACATCATGGTCGAAGAGTTACCGATGATCACGGTGGTCAGCATCCCGATATCATGGTTAAGCATGTCCTCCAGGGTAGTCATAACAACGTCCTGACGATCCCGATAGGCGCTTTTCACCAATCCAACCGGAGTTTGGGGATCACGGTAACGAAGCAGCATTTCCTGCGTCTCGACAATTTGGCGTGTTCTGCGCCCACTGCGCGGGTTATAGAGTGCAATGACAAAGTCCGCTGACGCCGCTGCTTCGACCCGGCGAATAATCGTTTCCCATGGGGTAAGATGATCACTTAAGCTGATCGTACACGCATCATGCATCACCGGTGCACCAAGCAGAGAAGCACAGGAATTAATAGCCGATACGCCTGGAATCACTTCAACGGCAACACCGCTCTCAGGTTTCCATCCCTGCTCCATCAATACCTCATAGACTAGACCTGCCATACCATATACACCGGCGTCACCACTGGAGATTACCGCAACAATTTTGCCCATTTCGGCCTGCCTAACCGCTTCTTGAGCCCGGCTTACTTCCTCTGTCATCCCCGTCCGCACGATCGCTTGTCCGTTCAACAACGGCCGAATGAGATCGACATACGTGTTGTAGCCGATGATAACCTCGCTCTCCTGAAGCGCCTCCAGTGCACGATTCGTAATATGTTCCATCGCGCCTGGGCCAAATCCGATGACCAGCAACTTACCTTGACCTTGCATCGCTTTTCCTCCTCCATCACCCTAAATAAACCTGCACATTCTACAATTCCGTTTTCAGCGTCTTCTATATAAATAGGCTTAATCAAGCAGCGTTTTGTTCAAAAATGGATAAATGCATTCGACCAACAACGATTCTCATAATAATCTCTCAAAATCAAAAAATCCCATCCTACAATCGGATGGGATACGTATGTACGTACACTCAAGAAAACAACCACAAGACATAATGCGAAGAGCACCGTCCAGTTGTTGAATACGCCAAATAAAAGGCCTATCAGGCGAACCGTCTGTCCGCCTGTTTCCTGATTATTCGTACACCACTCCTTTCCGCGAAGGGTTTGGTGACACATGCAAGGTAGGTCTCCTGGCTCTGGATCATTAGCTTCTTCTTCTGCCTTCCCCGAATGACGAGTGACATCAACCAAAAAAGAGCTTCACCATTACAGTGGCGGGACCGCTCGGGATTTGCACCCGATTCCCTGTTATCTCTTGCCTGACGCAAGAGCACCTTGCTTGTTTTCATATATGAGCATAATGTGAATAATTTGTTTTTATCATAACATCGCTTCGGAAAAAATGTCCATGTTTAAGATATGAATGTACCAGCTACCTTTCTTCTGTTTTATTCGGAGTTATTCAGGGTGTATCCACTTGAAAACAGCAAAAATCCTGACCCAAAAATGGATCAGGATAACATGTACATTTCTTATGCATGGTACGATCTTTATGCCAATAGACCGTTTAGTGCACCTATTTTTATCGAGTGTCGCCTAAGCTTTGTCCACGTTTGCGGCAGCATAATAACGTCCTAGCTCCACAATTAGGGCACCCATCTTCTCTTCTTCGGGCACAACAAGTGCCTCAATGCCTTCTTCCCGCATCGCATTCGCCGTAACTTTACCTACAGAAGCAGGAATGACCCCTTCACGAAAGGCTTTCAGCATCTCTTCCAGCTTTCCTTGGGATGTAGCGTATGCCGTCAAAAAGCGAACCTGGGGTCCACTTGTAAAAGCTACCGCATTAACTTCATGGTTCACAATCTCATTCAATAGCAGTTCTAGTTCATGATCCTCTGGAGGGACATGGCGGTAAGGCAGCACTTGTCGAACCTCTGCACCCTGTTCTTGCAGCCAGTTTACCAGCTTTGGTGCTGTCTCACCATGTAGCTGCAATATAACCTTTTTTCCAGCAAGATCATGTGGCTCCAATTCCCGAATTAATCCATCTGTACTGCCATCATCATCCCGAACTAACGGATTCAGCTTACGTTTGCGAAGTGCATTCACCGTCTTGTATCCACGTGCGGCAATAGAAGATTCCGATAGCGAGTCCAACAATTGTCCCGCAATCTCCATATCCTCCGCCATATCAAATAGCGCATCCAATCCCATACCCGTAGTCAGTACAGCCCAATCCGGTGGATCAGAGATCCAGGATACCAGACCATCGCGAATATTCCGATCATCCAAAAACACCGTTCCCTGTGCAGGTCGCACGAGTGGGACTCCGCCCATTTTCTCTACTAATATAGACATTTCTTTGGATTTGCGTGGTCCTGTAAGTGCTACACGTATGCCTGCCAAATGTTGAGCCATTCCAAGTTCCCCCAGTTCGTTCAGCCGAACGTTCTTCAGTCTGACTACAGTATACAGGGTAGTTCTGTAGAGGGAAACCTCGTTCATGCTATTTGGTGCATACTCAGCTATAACGTTTTTTTATGAATTGGATCAGGAAGGCTGAAGCTCTCCCGCTTGACCATCTGTACCCTCATCACTTTTTTTCTGATCTTTCGAAGTGGATTCTTTTGAATCCGACGTTTGCTTATATCCTCCACTGCTGCCACTCTGCTTAGCCGCGGAATGTTGTCGATCTTGCTTGCGAGGGTGCAGAAACAGAAATATTAGAATCGGCAACAACACCTCAAACAAAATGGCAACCCACGTCCATTCTCTTGTAAATCGAAAGAGTTGGACTGCATTACGGAAAAACCAGAACGCGCACACAAAACCGAGCAAAGCAATCGGCCCAGTCAACACTTTACCGGACACTTTCGGAATCATTCGTTTCATCCCCCAGCAGATAAAATAGAGATCAAACGCAATTTTCGTAATCATGGTTGGTAGCGTTGCTGCGGCTAGTGCTAGATCGAAACGATCAAGGAAATCACTCACTTGCAACTGCCTTGCTAATTCATACGAAGGGTATACCAGCCTTGATGCAATAGGAACCCCGATCGATGTGATCGTTTCAACCAAGATCAGCATCATTAGGAGCGCTGCAATCATCACTCCCCAGAACACCGATTTGAAGCGAAAGTCACTACCTTTCACAACAAACGGCAATGCAACCATCTCTCCAAAAAAGGACATGATATACCAACTTCCCTTGCCAACCCGGCCATATCGATATCAAAATAAGGCATCAGATTATCCAGGTCAATCTGCTGAATAAGCATGAAGGGAACGATGATGGAGTTCACCAGAAATAACGTGATATACAGCTCCGACATTCCGATCAGCGAACCCAGCCCACCCCTCACAATAAATACAACCATGACCATCAGCGACAGGATGATAATGGATATTGGTGTAGTCTCCAGCAAGGTAATACTAACGTAGTCACCTATTAATCGAATATCCCGAGCGAATACAAAAAGGAAAAACACAATATACAGTAGAGCCAGGACCCGACCCATAAACGGATGTCGTACAACTAAGGATTCAAACAGATCCTGATTCGGAAATCGTCGCTGGACACGGCTCAACATCCAAAGCACAGAAATCATCACCAAAAACACGGGAATATAGGACAGATACGCATGCTGTTCAGCATAATAAATCGCCTGTGCATGCGGCTGTATCAATGTGGTTGTGATGCTAAGCAGCATGACCAGCAGAATCAGTTGACGATGGGTGACTGCCTGATTCATAACATGTCTCCTTTCTTGCGGGAATGATCATCCCGCTCGGAATCGATTAGGGTAATGGCAGCCAGTGTTGAATGAAGTGGGTTAGCCATACCGTAACGAAGAACGTTTTGCTTAAATGGGTGACATAGAAAAAGATCCCTGTACTAAACCCAATGATGGTGTACGATATCCAGCGATTAATCGCTGCCGCCTGCTTCAGATGTTTGAAGTCCATCCAGAGCACAAGAATAACCATGAACAAATAGGTGAAGAGTAGTGGTCTAATCATGAACGATTTCCTCCTCACTAAGCCCGATCGGTTTGTTGACGATGCCTACATTTTCAATGATGATATGTGGTTCAATCACAACGTTCACATCAGGATATACGTCATCCCAACGATCCTTAATCTTGTCCCATTCTTTAGGCAATTGCTGATGAATAGCACGGCCGAGACCAAGGATATCCGCATTGTATTTACTCTGTATGAGTCGTATACCTTCATTAATATCTTTCTTAATCTTGACATGCACTGCCTCGGTAAGCTTCATCATTTCTTCCTCGCGGAGGTCGCCATAATTGGACTCGTTATCCACCAACACTCCCTTAGCATACATTTTAATCGTCACGTTCACCTTGCCATTCTTAATCTTGGGATCATACGAGGAATTGTTCTCATTCAGCTTCACGAACAGGTTTCCTTTCCCTCGAGGAGCCTTAATCATGATTTCCGGTGCATTCGCTTCGCCCATCGCCAAAATCAGGGCATCCGCGGGTTCCTTGTCAATCATGCCTACCAGCTTATCTTTCTTGAAGATTGCTAGCCCATCCAGCTTTATATTGGTTTTGACGTTCTTCCAGCTCTTCGGCACATTATCCACCACGGAAGCAATGGGTAGAAACGGATCTATGCCTTCGCTAAGGATCGCATCGATAAAAATCTTAAGTGAACGAGGTGTACGCATATTTAAAAAGCACAACTCACGCACCATCTCTGAAGGGAACTTCTCAATCGGCGCATCCGTGTCCAACACCTTATAGGCAGCTCCCCTCGTTACAATCGGCATAGCAGATAAACGATTGAGCGGATAACGTGTAAATAAATCCAACATGGGGGCAACGCCCTCGCGAGCCAAATCCTCGCCAATCATTAATGTCCGGCGGTGTGCATAGTAGATCTGACGCGAAAGTGCCTTCTGACCTTTATTAGAGGTTCCCCGTAACGTCTCGGACGTATTGGACAACATGAACCATGGTTTATCACCACTTGTGCCTCCACCGCCTCCTTCACTTCCCGAAGCACCTGATTGTCCGGGTAATGCAATCTGCAGGCTTGTTCGGTATTGCTGTTCTTCTTTATCCACCGCAATTCCAATAACAAAGGCGACATCATTAATTTCTCTCCGATCCCAGCATCCAGTCAAAAGAGTGCACAGCAGCATTATCCCTACCAGTAGATATCTTCGTATGCATACCATGCGTTCACCACCCTTCTTCGGATTCAGGCTTACCATTGATGTTTGTATTCATTCTCTTCTGGTCACGGTGAACAGTAGAAGGACGATTAATCATCCTCCACCAAGGTGCACGCATGATAATATCCTTGGTATCTGTCTTGCTGTATGGGCTCAGACCTGACAAATACGGAACGCCAAATGAGGTCATCTGTGTCAGATGTACCGAGATTAGAACCAATCCAATGACAATGCCGTACAATCCGAGTGCACCAGCAAGCAGCATGATCGGAAAGCGTAATAATCGAACCGTAATGGCAAAATTGAAGCGGGGAATCGTGAACGATGCAATCCCTGTCATCGAAACGATAATAACCATCGGTGCAGATACAATACCTGCCTGAACGGCTGCCTGCCCGATTACCAATGCACCGAGGATACTGACAGCTTGGCCTACTGTTTTTGGTAACCTGACCCCGGCTTCCCGCAGAGCTTCAAAGGATAGTTCCATGATGAGCGCTTCAACTAAGGCTGGAAAAGGAATGGCCTCCCTCGCGCCAGCAATACTTAGAATTAGAGTTGTTGGTAACATATCCTGATGGAAGGTTGTAATTGCGATATAAAGCGCGGGTAGGAATAGGGCAATGAACACAAATAAAAACCGAATCCAGCGAATGAGGTTACTAATGAAGAACCGCTCATAATAATCCTCGCTCGCCTGAAGCATCTGCCACATCGTAACGGGTCCAATTAAGGCAAATGGACTTCCATCTACGAAAATGGCAAAGCGACCTTCCAGCAAATTACCTGCAACCGTATCTGGTCGTTCAGTGTAATGCATCTGTGGAAATGGGGAATACGGATGATCTTCGATCAGTTCCTCGATATATCCCGTTTCCAAAATGCCATCGATCTTGATCTTGTTGAGACGTTTCTTCACATCCTTAATCATCTTCGGATCTGCAACATCATCCAGATAGGTCAATACAACATTTGTTTTGGTGTCTGTTCCAATGGTCATACTCAACATCTTGAGCGTAGGCGTCTTGAGCTTAAACCGCAGTAGCGCGGTATTTACACGCAGTGTCTCCGTAAATCCTTCCCGTGGGCCGCGAATAACCGATTCTGTCTGAGGCTCCTCGACACCGCGCCGGACACCGCCTTTGACATTGAATAGCCACGCCTCCTTACTGCCGTTAATCAACAGTAGAGCTGAGGATTCAAGTACACCGTCAGCAGCTTCTGCCCACGTTGCCACTTTCTTTACCTGGGACAGAGCCACGCGGGTATCATCCAGAGGAGCTTCGGGTTCATTCGTACGCTGCTCCACCAAACCACGAATGAGAGGACGCAACATATGCTCCTGAATATCCGTTGAATTTACGATGCCTTCGATATATACAATGACGCCCTGAACCTCTGGTGAGACCATGACATTACGAAAGATCACATCTGAGCAATCCGAGAAAATATCCTTTACCGCCAGCATATGGCTTTCATGTGTAAGACCAATCGGCTGTCGTAAAATGGGTGGGGACGGTAATCCTAATGGAACATGAGTCTTCTCTTTTGCGTCCCGGGAACCGCCTTTACCTGATGTATGATCCGCCATCTACCGTCCCTCCTCTCTTGTTTTTATACAAGGTAGCTTGTGCCAGAAGGAACGGAATTATGTGGCTGATCTAAAACTTTGATAGTTCTATGTCCAAGTTGAGAACAGATCGTATATTTATCTAGGGTTCCAATACCTACATACGGAAGCAACAAAAAAGGAACCCTGTGCATACAGGATTCCTGACGTTATTGAAAGTTGTGTCAACTCAGTTTAGAGCACTTTAAACTTATCCGTTCGTTGATACTTGTTTAGTCTGCAAAATAGTCTTCAGGCACGTAACGAATTTCTGAACCCGCATATATGGTCAGTGCATGGCTTTCCTTGTTGTACTCTACCTTGTCCCCTTGGACATAATACCAATGCTTTACTAGGGGCTGATCCTTACGTTGTACAAATCGAAATACATTCAGCTCCTGTCTGAGCTCAAGAATCTGCTCGACTGTCTGCTTGTCTAACCCTGTGACAGTAAAAATAAAGTGGGTTCCATCATGCTGATATCGATAGGACGACGTGTCTGTTTTACTATTCACCAGCCCTCGTCCTGTCACCCCATGTTTAACCATAAACCACTCTTGCTGAGTCATATACGCATCCCCTATTCTTCGAATTTATCCAATCCAGTTCGATTCATTAAGGTAGATCAATCAACATGAAGAAAACATCCTCACTCGCTTGAAGCTCCAACGATGGCGTCTCTTCTATACGAGCGGTATCACCTGTAGACAGGTGATATTCTCCGTTCAAAGCAAGCTTGCCTTCAATGGCAAAAATGTAGCTGAGCCGACCAGCTGCCTGCTGAAATGACAGCGATTTTCCTTTATTCAAACGACTGAGATAAATGGTCATGTCCTGTTGGATGGATGCAATTCGAGGCCCGCCCTCTGTAGATACAATTGGAACAAGTTGTCCAGTAAGCTCCTCTGGATCAAACGAAGTCGTCTCATAAGATGGTTTCAACCCTCTGGTGTGCGGCATAAACCAGAGCTGGAGCAAGCGTACCTCCTCCTGATCCGAAGCATTATGCTCAGTGTGAATGACACCACTGCCCGCAGACATCCGCTGAATGCCGCCAAATGAAGTGACCGCCACATTACCCAAGTTATCCTCATGGCGTAGTTTACCGTTTAATACAATCGACACGATCTCCATGTCACTGTGCGGATGTGCACCGAAACCACGCCCTGGAGCAATGACATCATCGTTGGCTACGCGCATTGGACCAAAGGCTGTGTTCTCAGGGTCTTGATATTCTCCAAAAGAAAAGCTGTGACTTCCACGTAGCCAGCCCCGATCAAAGCTTGAACGGGCATCGGATGGAATAATGTTAATCATGGCGTGCATCCTCCTCAACATTCTTATTTTTTCTTAGTAGCATACTTATTCTCATTGTACCAAAAACGTAGTCCCATCGTCCAAAACAAAAAAAAGCCTTGGCTCGCTTAACCGTACTCCCGTAATCATACCCGGAATTCCGATAAGCGAGGCAAGGCTATTTGGGTCGATGAATATTGACGATCTTTATTTTTAACTCTATCTGTTAGTTCATAGCAAATTACTTTAATCTCCAACTTAGACTCATGAACCTTCGTTACGCACTCACGTTCTGGCGCACATTGCCCTGTCTGGATAAAAGCTGATCCAATGCCAAGAAGCGGCTACCTGTAAACAACAAGGTTAACGAACCTGCTAGAAGCATGTAATCTAG
It includes:
- a CDS encoding Ger(x)C family spore germination protein, producing MVCIRRYLLVGIMLLCTLLTGCWDRREINDVAFVIGIAVDKEEQQYRTSLQIALPGQSGASGSEGGGGGTSGDKPWFMLSNTSETLRGTSNKGQKALSRQIYYAHRRTLMIGEDLAREGVAPMLDLFTRYPLNRLSAMPIVTRGAAYKVLDTDAPIEKFPSEMVRELCFLNMRTPRSLKIFIDAILSEGIDPFLPIASVVDNVPKSWKNVKTNIKLDGLAIFKKDKLVGMIDKEPADALILAMGEANAPEIMIKAPRGKGNLFVKLNENNSSYDPKIKNGKVNVTIKMYAKGVLVDNESNYGDLREEEMMKLTEAVHVKIKKDINEGIRLIQSKYNADILGLGRAIHQQLPKEWDKIKDRWDDVYPDVNVVIEPHIIIENVGIVNKPIGLSEEEIVHD
- a CDS encoding GerAB/ArcD/ProY family transporter, which translates into the protein MSFFGEMVALPFVVKGSDFRFKSVFWGVMIAALLMMLILVETITSIGVPIASRLVYPSYELARQLQVSDFLDRFDLALAAATLPTMITKIAFDLYFICWGMKRMIPKVSGKVLTGPIALLGFVCAFWFFRNAVQLFRFTREWTWVAILFEVLLPILIFLFLHPRKQDRQHSAAKQSGSSGGYKQTSDSKESTSKDQKKSDEGTDGQAGELQPS
- a CDS encoding spore germination protein translates to MLAVKDIFSDCSDVIFRNVMVSPEVQGVIVYIEGIVNSTDIQEHMLRPLIRGLVEQRTNEPEAPLDDTRVALSQVKKVATWAEAADGVLESSALLLINGSKEAWLFNVKGGVRRGVEEPQTESVIRGPREGFTETLRVNTALLRFKLKTPTLKMLSMTIGTDTKTNVVLTYLDDVADPKMIKDVKKRLNKIKIDGILETGYIEELIEDHPYSPFPQMHYTERPDTVAGNLLEGRFAIFVDGSPFALIGPVTMWQMLQASEDYYERFFISNLIRWIRFLFVFIALFLPALYIAITTFHQDMLPTTLILSIAGAREAIPFPALVEALIMELSFEALREAGVRLPKTVGQAVSILGALVIGQAAVQAGIVSAPMVIIVSMTGIASFTIPRFNFAITVRLLRFPIMLLAGALGLYGIVIGLVLISVHLTQMTSFGVPYLSGLSPYSKTDTKDIIMRAPWWRMINRPSTVHRDQKRMNTNINGKPESEEGW
- the cobJ gene encoding precorrin-3B C(17)-methyltransferase, with amino-acid sequence MQGQGKLLVIGFGPGAMEHITNRALEALQESEVIIGYNTYVDLIRPLLNGQAIVRTGMTEEVSRAQEAVRQAEMGKIVAVISSGDAGVYGMAGLVYEVLMEQGWKPESGVAVEVIPGVSAINSCASLLGAPVMHDACTISLSDHLTPWETIIRRVEAAASADFVIALYNPRSGRRTRQIVETQEMLLRYRDPQTPVGLVKSAYRDRQDVVMTTLEDMLNHDIGMLTTVIIGNSSTMMYEGLMVTPRGYQRKYTLNTTEQSLRPHERLRTEAEPWSLGAREARAATSGEAAGADAAREAQAAKLQAEPAMPGVSAGTGPAPQSQPPAGAGASAAQASHPAGGGTAVLAGERPTSAPAEAAQRAAVASPQAGAAELAAEALTRLAVGGALAGESARRWLDAAPAAPGVAGHAPQAAGATAVRTAPAPGQKPPLFEVGVSPGVGNKKFTAAQMALLAQCASEDGELEYTPEHQIILRVPTFEPDQLVDELRAANFIVVPIGDVIKVKACDFCDMEKDDAVPMANHLQAVIGGLNAPKKTSVALNGCGMACYGAVLEDIGIVYRKGGYDLFLGGKKFGRNAHPAQPVAEGIKGDEIGGIVERIVAEYREKGHPNERFHKFFKRVGVIQGFRHVDAPVTVEVNPICGD
- a CDS encoding pirin family protein, encoding MINIIPSDARSSFDRGWLRGSHSFSFGEYQDPENTAFGPMRVANDDVIAPGRGFGAHPHSDMEIVSIVLNGKLRHEDNLGNVAVTSFGGIQRMSAGSGVIHTEHNASDQEEVRLLQLWFMPHTRGLKPSYETTSFDPEELTGQLVPIVSTEGGPRIASIQQDMTIYLSRLNKGKSLSFQQAAGRLSYIFAIEGKLALNGEYHLSTGDTARIEETPSLELQASEDVFFMLIDLP
- a CDS encoding uroporphyrinogen-III synthase, translating into MAQHLAGIRVALTGPRKSKEMSILVEKMGGVPLVRPAQGTVFLDDRNIRDGLVSWISDPPDWAVLTTGMGLDALFDMAEDMEIAGQLLDSLSESSIAARGYKTVNALRKRKLNPLVRDDDGSTDGLIRELEPHDLAGKKVILQLHGETAPKLVNWLQEQGAEVRQVLPYRHVPPEDHELELLLNEIVNHEVNAVAFTSGPQVRFLTAYATSQGKLEEMLKAFREGVIPASVGKVTANAMREEGIEALVVPEEEKMGALIVELGRYYAAANVDKA
- a CDS encoding GerAB/ArcD/ProY family transporter; the protein is MNQAVTHRQLILLVMLLSITTTLIQPHAQAIYYAEQHAYLSYIPVFLVMISVLWMLSRVQRRFPNQDLFESLVVRHPFMGRVLALLYIVFFLFVFARDIRLIGDYVSITLLETTPISIIILSLMVMVVFIVRGGLGSLIGMSELYITLFLVNSIIVPFMLIQQIDLDNLMPYFDIDMAGLAREVGISCPFLERWLHCRLL